Genomic window (Balearica regulorum gibbericeps isolate bBalReg1 chromosome Z, bBalReg1.pri, whole genome shotgun sequence):
AGATAGGCTCCTTTACTGTCAGTGTCTTTCACATGGCAAATATTACCTTTCTGTAATAGGAATTTGAGGAGTTGAGTAGGCAGCTTGATTCTGCTTCACTAATCTTTTGCAGGTAATGTTGCTGAGTACTTGCAGGTATAGAGTGTGCAGTTGCTGAAAGCAGATCATTGTTCTGGCATAGCGGTGTCATTCTGCCAGTGCAAAGGTCTTAATACAAAAAGTCTTGGGCAAAATGTGAAATCCTGACTTTTTCCCTGTGGTATATGGCATATTTATAGCTCCTTGCCTGTTGCATGCCTGGTATATTGTTCAGGCCCAGACTGAGACAGAAATCAGAACCCATTTCTGAGAGGTCAGCTTGTTCTGCACTTGTGTGCACTGAAGGTTGAGTCTCCAGAGGTGGCACAGAGGACTAAGTAAAATTTAAGTTGCCTAAACTCAGGCTGTCATCCCTGCAGTCCTGCCCAAGGTCGAGCACTGTACAACACATGGAATCCAAAACTTAAcgacaaaagtaatttttacaagaggaaaaactttATACAgggcatttgtcttcccaggtATACTGACATGACAACGTGATTGGGTGTAATGCAGTGAAACGGATTAAAGAAACTCAGACTGGGGAATCCTTTTGTTTCCACACATAAATGCAATAAATAGTCCCTGGCAGACAGTCCCCTGTTCTTCAGCCACTATATGATCTGACTTGATGCTACCTGCCTAAATGTTGTACTAGTTTGTGTAATGCAGTTTATACCTGTTCAtttcccccagttatatacCCACAGTGAGAAACAATTGTTACATTTTAGATGTCAAAATTAcatcaaataacatttttttcttagctaGTACATAAACTTGCATGGGCTCCATCCCATAGTGGTGAAGCTGTATTGGGAATGGTCTCATGCCTCTTGATCAAAGTCCCAGCCGAGACGAAAACTCAGTTCCATaccctttcttctgttttttcccacAGGTTTCCACTACTGGCAGTGGTGACAGAGgttcaaatgttttatttaccaTGTAAGTCCAGCGTCACTGGCTCATTTTGCACAATTCACTAAATAATActcatgttaaaaaataagtttgtaAAGTATTTTGGGGTAGATCCTAAATTTCAAGCTAGAGGAGGAAGGCTGCACATTTTTTCTTGCACATTTCTTCATGCATTGTAAACTCCTTGGTCAGaacctctctttccttctgacCTCACTTGAGTCAGAACTACTGTCTGAAAAATTGAGAAATTCTGAATGATAGGCTTTGAGTGGGATTTTCCACCGACAAGGATGCTGCCTGTGACTtccagggaagaggaagaagcacaCCAAAGAGGAAGCGGtaacataagaaaaatactatAGCAGGATGAAAGAGAGTGAAAAAAtgggcaaagaggaaagaaatgaagtaaGACTAATGCACAGGAGGAGTGAAATAGCCCTAGTGATCTGTTGTCTTGAAGGTTTTCAGAATCAGTTCTTTCCTAAGCAAGGGTTTGGTAGtttgcaagaataaaaaaagtctgGACTTGTACTTCCTGTGTGTTTAAAGACAGAATCAAAGTCACCACTTTGGGTGTCAGTACCAGTCAGTGGGGCAAATTCTCCTCTCAGTTTCACTGATGCAGTCTTCCTTGGTTGGGAattcttccctctgctcctgctgtgcctcTGCATCTGTGTGCTTGTTTGTGTGTTCAGCCAAGAGTCAGAACAAACATTTAGGAATATAAGAAGGAATTTGTAAAGTTCTGACTGTGTAACATTTGTAATggacagaaaacataaaagaagaTGTTCAGCATCAAAACTTTAAGTAAAGATCCCTGTAACTTAggccttctccttccttcacaCTTCATTATTCCTCTGTGACAAAACTACTGTTTCTTCGCAACAAAATCAGGTGAAGACAGTTGTGTAAAAAagttttaatctgtattttcccATGTTGTGTTTATAAATGTTGTTCAATTGCTCATGATGAACCAAGCAatcattttctaattaaaatcaatacaaGATTTCTCCACCCTTTGaatgtcttctgctttctcttagCTAATGCCTACTTccaagtaaaaaaaccccacagcaacACAAAATTAAACCAAGCCCTTTTTGAAGTGTTCATGGCATGAAAGTGCCCAAGGCTGTTAATACAGAGATGGGCGTAAGCATTTTTTCACAATAGGTCTGTTTGCTGTTTGACAAGTGGTTGTTGAAGCACTTAAAAATTTCACTGCATAAGTGAAGCTGCAGTAGTGACatcataaaattaatattgtttTATGTTACAAACCGGGCTTTATCATGCTGATACTCCCACTGAGACATGTTCTGTCATTCCTCTGGAGGATGggttttcagctgattttttaaCACACTGCTGCTGATCTTGgtgcattttgcaaatataCTGCACATCCAAAACATTATGTACACAGACTATCTGTACTGCAACAGGTGGAGCTTTCCACATAAATTGACAGCTGCAAGCAGGAgatttttattgccatttctttaataaatgcaaagtaCATAAAGGGATGAAATCTAGAGGTTTCAAATACAAGTCAGCTAGGAAATGCACACTTACTATGTCGCACAATCAAATGCAGTTGttgaaacttaattttctgaagCTTAGCAGTCCCCTGCACCTGTGAAATTaggagctctgctgcagacaaACTACCAAGTTTTTCAGGTGTCTGGAGTTGTACCTAGCATCTCCCTAACTTTCAGGGTTATTTGCAGAAGTCTAGATAGAGAAGAATACAGTATATACCTAGCATGCAGCGAGGACACAAACAGCAGGATTAGATTCTTGATCAGAAATACTGTCTGAATATGCAATGCAAGAATGTTGGAAGCTTGAGTCACAAATACCCATCGAATGACTCCATGGCTGACAGTATAAGCTACAAATGCTGTTGTAGCAGAGCACTGTGTTCTGGTCCTGTTAAGATCACATCTGCCCTGAAAACAGACACATATATTTTCATCTATAAGGACATCAAGCTGCTAAAATTCAGCGTGGGAATGCCTCTTTCACCAGTATAATGaggctattttttaaaagcatatttcaaaACTAGATATTGTTAAACTAGTACAAGGTAGGAAATCACTTGTTCAAAACCCAATCTATTAGGCTCCCCCTATGGTTTTCCTTATCCACTGCAGGTATTGCTTTGTAAGTCGAGTGTAGACACCAGGGCCATCAACAGCACCACACTTCTTGCCCTTCCCAAAAGCAGTGATGCCTCTTATCACATTATTACATATTAAAGGTCCACCAGAATCCccctggaaaaagggaaaaaaaattgtcattcaAATTTACAAAAGctaaaaaatgcttcttttaaataagatttgCACCAGTTAcatggaggaaataaaaatgtagacaGTGCTattgtggatttctttttcttcctccttggaagttaagatttttattagcaataataataataataataataataataataataataataataataataatcttcaATCTGATCTTCCAAGTGCGAGGAATGGGGAATGGCTTTAGCTCAGTGCTAAGGAATAGTTAGTCTTGCTGAATATGAAAAGCTGGaaattttcatcttgaaaagcagaaagtctCTTGAAATTGGTACCTTTTTTGTACCTTTGttaattcaatatttaaatcttttaaaacatggTAGTTCTTACACAGTTGTGCATTTGACTTGGGGCccagtcaaaattatttttttcagcaaaacctGTTTCAAAGCCCTCTGACATCAGAGAAGTTGTTCCACTGAGGTTAGCTGCTTGAGAATGGGCTCATAAGTTATTTTGTGgagatttttctattaaaataattttactgaagAAGGTAATAGCTATCTGCCATGCCTGGATAAAAGCACAATATCTAAAATCTGTGAAGGTGAATTCATCAATCAGAAGTTATGACTTTAAGGCTTAGAAGAACAAGACTTGGTAAATTCACTCATTTGTaataaaattcttcagtgaACTCAAGAGAGGCAGAAATTATAAATGTCTAAAAGCTAGttctttataatttatttttaatataatctcTTTGGATAAGGACAGTAAATATACTTACATTACATGAGTCCTTTCCTCCATTCTTATCCCCTGCGCATATCATGTTTTTTGTTATAACAGGCTTCTGTTTATAATGATTTTTGTCATTGCAGATTTGCCTACTGATGACGGTGATATTAACCTCCCTCAGCGTGTCAGAATACATTCCCTTCCCATTGTGAGtttttccccatcctgctgctgtgcaaaTTGTTCCTGGTTTGGGATCTTCATCTGAGCGAGGCAGGGGAAGGCACTTCACAGCTTTGGTAAcctttgctcttttctgaagCTGTAGAAGATATGGAAAATAGTTATGGGG
Coding sequences:
- the GZMA gene encoding granzyme A; protein product: MAAFLTLSASAAVILLVIHGGLCVDIIGGKVVEPHSRPFMALIQAANGKLICGGTLIKENWVLTAAHCYMEGSKVILGAHSVKAKEKEQQSFQIAKQIRYPHYHAGSKEGDIMLVQLQKRAKVTKAVKCLPLPRSDEDPKPGTICTAAGWGKTHNGKGMYSDTLREVNITVISRQICNDKNHYKQKPVITKNMICAGDKNGGKDSCNGDSGGPLICNNVIRGITAFGKGKKCGAVDGPGVYTRLTKQYLQWIRKTIGGA